From Haloarcula hispanica ATCC 33960, the proteins below share one genomic window:
- a CDS encoding zinc metalloprotease, whose translation MLTDILVGARRLANNWFCRLPTVRVGAVVLVTLLLAGVVFPVAGTSPQVNTASGGGADTPDVQQAQADSNATDTDGDGLADSLERSVYGTDPTDPDTDGDGYPDGMEVRCEQALPDADPLRTDIYVEVDSTQSTTLSDPVRTSIVETFENAPVSNPDGSTGIDIHLVTDDTNLSANGTVHSKSRAGAGNDIYDFRANHSEHRADGYYYVLLTDDVAYNGDDYFVGAGRPEIAAMERFDSPKITASLFMHEFGHAMGLDAHQDGIDEERYSQTEYDSVMNYNGLYRQLSYSNGTDSVGRNEWQFVAENRTQPDIDCVENGTCPSRCTQN comes from the coding sequence ATGCTCACAGACATCTTAGTTGGCGCCCGCCGTCTCGCGAACAACTGGTTCTGTCGCCTGCCGACGGTTCGCGTCGGTGCCGTCGTCCTCGTGACGCTGCTTCTCGCCGGTGTCGTGTTTCCAGTCGCCGGGACGTCGCCGCAGGTGAACACTGCTAGCGGTGGCGGGGCCGATACTCCGGACGTACAGCAGGCTCAGGCCGATTCGAACGCCACTGATACAGACGGAGACGGGCTGGCGGATTCGCTAGAGCGCTCCGTTTACGGCACTGATCCGACGGACCCGGACACGGACGGCGACGGTTATCCGGACGGCATGGAAGTCCGCTGTGAGCAGGCTCTTCCGGATGCAGACCCGCTCCGAACGGACATCTACGTCGAAGTCGACTCTACACAGTCAACGACGCTCAGCGACCCGGTCCGGACATCTATTGTCGAGACGTTTGAGAATGCACCCGTTTCGAACCCCGACGGCTCCACCGGGATCGATATCCATCTCGTCACAGACGATACGAACCTCTCGGCCAACGGGACGGTACACTCGAAATCCCGTGCTGGTGCCGGGAACGACATCTATGACTTCCGGGCCAACCACTCCGAGCACCGTGCTGACGGCTACTACTACGTCCTGCTAACTGACGACGTCGCCTACAACGGGGACGACTACTTCGTCGGTGCGGGCCGACCTGAAATCGCGGCGATGGAGCGGTTCGATTCACCGAAGATCACCGCCTCGCTGTTCATGCACGAATTCGGGCACGCGATGGGGCTCGACGCCCATCAGGACGGTATCGACGAGGAGCGGTACTCCCAGACAGAGTACGACAGCGTGATGAACTACAACGGGCTGTACAGACAACTTTCCTATTCCAACGGCACCGACAGTGTAGGCCGAAACGAGTGGCAGTTCGTTGCCGAGAACCGAACACAGCCCGACATCGACTGCGTCGAGAACGGAACGTGCCCTAGCAGGTGTACCCAGAACTGA
- a CDS encoding DUF58 domain-containing protein, with the protein MRVTRRFWLTITAIGSLVVSGGLLDAPLLVVGAVGLAGWLLAMQFAFVRGVSRLEDELTVSQSLDRSRIRTDAETKYTLEASVAAAGDHLPLSVEARIPLAARMEAGSSPDIHLDTSMQSSSVTLPLTWETVGNYTVPGATVTVSDGTGLFTQSFTTASGPELAVESPSVGPIHVGQSGKQLLRGVGEHEARGRTGGLSAEEIRKYVPGDALKYVDWKATARLDETHVRNYEAESNRSVVLVLDHRQTLGDGTPGETKLDHLRAVAAAFQQRAETIRDPLGYLTIDDAGVTESRIPVARTEAYRSCRHRINDLDTETETPATATTTASHTGRMTGTVNPTADTQSPMETTLLAYRDAAGSKRHLPNQPLYNGLQAAPHEIRSANLLVICTDDSNPSELRNAVGLARRNATEVVVFIAPSVAFDTDLLTDLDTAYERYRTFDQFRRELNEVDSVTAYEVGSPDQISAILSGSPANTDRREYA; encoded by the coding sequence ATGCGTGTCACCCGGCGGTTCTGGCTCACGATCACTGCTATCGGTAGTCTCGTCGTGAGTGGTGGGCTGCTCGATGCGCCCCTGTTAGTCGTCGGGGCCGTCGGGCTCGCAGGCTGGCTGCTCGCAATGCAGTTTGCGTTCGTCCGTGGCGTTTCACGACTCGAGGACGAACTCACCGTCAGCCAGTCGCTCGACCGGTCCCGAATACGGACCGACGCCGAAACGAAGTACACTCTCGAGGCATCAGTTGCCGCCGCCGGCGATCACCTGCCGCTCTCCGTCGAGGCAAGGATTCCACTCGCAGCGCGGATGGAAGCGGGTTCCTCTCCGGATATCCATCTCGATACGTCGATGCAGTCCTCGTCGGTGACGCTTCCGCTCACCTGGGAGACTGTTGGTAACTACACCGTTCCCGGAGCCACAGTAACCGTCAGTGACGGCACCGGGCTGTTTACCCAGTCGTTCACGACGGCTTCCGGCCCCGAACTGGCAGTCGAGTCCCCGTCGGTCGGTCCGATTCACGTTGGCCAGAGCGGGAAACAGTTGCTACGCGGTGTCGGCGAGCACGAGGCCCGGGGGCGGACGGGTGGCCTGTCAGCTGAGGAGATTCGAAAATATGTCCCGGGTGACGCATTGAAATACGTCGACTGGAAGGCGACTGCCAGACTAGACGAGACGCACGTCCGCAACTACGAGGCTGAGAGTAACCGTAGCGTGGTGCTCGTCCTCGATCACCGGCAGACTCTGGGTGATGGGACACCTGGCGAAACGAAGCTAGATCACCTCAGAGCGGTCGCCGCAGCGTTCCAGCAACGTGCCGAAACGATCCGTGATCCCCTGGGCTATCTCACTATTGACGACGCGGGCGTGACGGAATCGAGAATCCCTGTGGCGAGAACCGAGGCCTACAGGTCGTGCCGGCATCGGATCAACGACCTCGACACCGAAACTGAGACGCCGGCAACAGCTACCACGACAGCGTCTCACACCGGCAGGATGACAGGGACGGTGAACCCGACGGCGGACACACAATCACCGATGGAAACGACGTTGCTCGCGTATCGAGATGCCGCCGGATCAAAACGACACCTTCCCAACCAGCCGCTGTACAACGGGCTCCAGGCGGCACCACACGAGATACGCAGCGCGAACCTGCTGGTCATCTGTACCGACGACAGCAACCCGAGTGAACTACGGAACGCGGTTGGACTGGCGAGACGCAACGCAACGGAGGTCGTCGTGTTTATCGCCCCATCAGTAGCCTTCGATACGGACCTCCTCACCGATCTCGATACCGCATACGAACGGTATCGAACCTTCGACCAGTTCCGGCGTGAACTGAACGAGGTCGACTCGGTGACGGCCTACGAGGTTGGGTCCCCGGACCAGATTTCGGCTATTCTGTCCGGCAGCCCAGCGAACACAGACCGGAGGGAGTACGCATGA
- a CDS encoding AAA family ATPase → MTDPSVLYDRLKEETETVLIGNEEVLRHITVAMLTRGHVLLEGVPGVAKTTIATLVANATDLQHSRIQMTPDLLPADITGTTVYHQRNGEFELQKGPVFTNLVIADEINRAPPKTQSALLEAMQEGQVSIEGSTLELPTPFTVVATMNPLEMEGTFKLPEAQRDRFQMKLVTEIPNSEEERAILDRFDANPTLDADSISQVISRSELLDARSVVPETHIEDSIKEYILAIVGATRDHRNVVHGASPRATIALQNTAKAVARLNGREYVIPDDVKEMALPVLRHRLIMNSDAELSQISAETVIEEILQSITPPGSDTDHSTAVETAVGDGGTKREFE, encoded by the coding sequence ATGACTGATCCGTCGGTGCTGTACGACCGTCTCAAGGAGGAGACGGAGACAGTTCTTATCGGTAACGAGGAAGTTCTCCGACACATTACTGTCGCCATGCTTACACGCGGTCATGTGCTTCTGGAGGGGGTCCCCGGTGTCGCGAAAACGACGATCGCCACGCTCGTCGCCAACGCGACGGATCTCCAGCACTCCCGGATCCAGATGACGCCCGACCTCCTCCCTGCGGATATCACCGGAACAACGGTGTATCACCAGCGAAACGGCGAGTTCGAGCTGCAGAAAGGCCCAGTGTTTACCAATCTGGTCATCGCCGACGAGATCAACCGCGCGCCGCCGAAAACACAGAGCGCACTCCTCGAAGCGATGCAGGAGGGACAGGTTTCCATTGAAGGGTCGACGCTCGAACTCCCGACGCCGTTTACGGTCGTTGCGACGATGAACCCTCTTGAGATGGAAGGGACGTTCAAACTCCCGGAGGCCCAGCGCGACCGGTTTCAGATGAAACTCGTCACCGAGATTCCCAACTCCGAGGAAGAGCGCGCGATCCTCGACCGATTCGACGCGAACCCGACGCTTGACGCGGACTCTATCTCGCAGGTTATCTCCCGGAGCGAACTTCTGGACGCCCGGTCAGTCGTCCCCGAGACGCATATCGAAGACAGCATCAAGGAGTACATTCTCGCTATCGTCGGCGCGACACGGGACCACCGAAACGTCGTTCACGGGGCCTCACCGCGGGCGACAATCGCCCTGCAGAATACGGCCAAAGCAGTCGCTCGTCTGAACGGCCGGGAGTACGTCATTCCGGACGACGTCAAAGAGATGGCGCTCCCGGTGTTGCGGCATCGTCTCATTATGAACAGCGATGCCGAACTAAGCCAGATCAGCGCCGAAACGGTTATCGAAGAAATCCTTCAGTCGATTACGCCGCCCGGGTCCGACACCGACCACAGTACGGCTGTCGAGACAGCGGTCGGCGACGGCGGAACGAAACGGGAGTTCGAGTAG
- a CDS encoding DUF4350 domain-containing protein, which translates to MALTPLSEDSWLPSLTLPQLLLAAYTVLTIIALVYAASTSSAAFGAYNSQWDGAGELRTVAADAGANVTVGTNVSQYPTSDTDTTVAVVLSPAEPYSSSERARIAEFVRSGGTLVVAEDYRPEGNALLAAVGADARFDGRPVYDNRNYYRNSSLPEATPAGDYPETAGVDTVVLNYGTTVRAGNATTLVNTSEYAYLDTNGNGELDGEEQLASRPVVTSEPVGDGRVIAVSDPSIFVNAMLERGDNRRFVRNLVASHGDALLDYSHASSVPPVAAAVLAVQRSDALLLLCGVVLVGALLAYDRRLDEHLRDRLREYSGGDPDPNLSRDGVEKYLRASHPDWETAQVERVTEAIIKQRAERQRND; encoded by the coding sequence ATGGCGCTGACACCGCTCTCCGAGGACTCCTGGCTACCGTCGCTCACTCTCCCGCAGCTCCTGCTGGCCGCTTACACCGTCCTCACGATCATCGCGCTCGTCTACGCCGCAAGCACGTCCTCAGCAGCGTTCGGTGCGTATAACTCCCAGTGGGACGGGGCGGGCGAACTTCGAACCGTCGCAGCTGACGCCGGTGCAAACGTGACCGTCGGAACGAACGTAAGTCAGTATCCGACGAGTGACACGGACACCACCGTTGCGGTCGTTCTCTCGCCGGCGGAGCCGTACTCGTCGAGCGAGCGGGCACGAATCGCGGAGTTCGTTCGAAGCGGTGGGACACTCGTCGTTGCCGAGGATTACCGCCCAGAAGGGAATGCCCTGCTCGCTGCCGTCGGTGCTGACGCGCGTTTTGACGGTCGCCCGGTGTACGACAACCGAAATTACTACCGCAACTCCTCGCTCCCGGAAGCGACGCCTGCCGGCGACTATCCGGAGACTGCCGGCGTCGATACTGTCGTCCTCAACTACGGGACGACTGTCAGAGCCGGAAACGCGACGACGCTCGTCAACACCTCCGAATACGCCTACCTCGACACCAACGGCAACGGCGAACTCGACGGCGAGGAGCAGTTAGCGTCCCGACCCGTCGTCACGAGCGAACCGGTCGGCGACGGCCGGGTTATCGCCGTCAGTGACCCGAGCATCTTCGTGAACGCGATGCTCGAACGCGGTGACAACCGACGGTTCGTCCGGAACCTCGTCGCCAGCCACGGCGACGCACTGCTGGACTACTCACACGCCAGTAGCGTCCCGCCGGTGGCCGCTGCCGTCCTGGCCGTCCAGCGGTCAGACGCGCTGTTACTGCTCTGTGGCGTCGTGCTGGTCGGGGCGCTGCTCGCGTACGACCGCCGTCTCGACGAGCATCTCCGGGATCGTCTCCGGGAATACAGTGGCGGCGATCCGGACCCGAATCTCTCCAGGGACGGCGTTGAGAAGTATCTCAGAGCCAGTCATCCAGACTGGGAGACCGCACAGGTAGAGCGAGTAACGGAAGCCATTATTAAACAGCGGGCCGAACGTCAACGCAATGACTGA